DNA from Gammaproteobacteria bacterium:
TGTGTACCAACAAAATCTTTACTTCACCACTTCATAACACGGTTTATACTTCTTGCCCGGCAACTTCATGCGATGCTGTTCCACAAATGCCCGTAACAACTCGTCCATGGGTTCCATAATGGACTTTTCACCACGAATCTCAAAGTGACCGTACTCTTCAATAGCGCGTATACCTTCATCTTTAACATTTCCCGCGACAATACCGGAAAAAGCCCGGCGCAAGTTAGCCGCCAAATGGTGAGTATCCTGGTTTTTGTGTAGCTCCAGTGCCGTCATATTTTGATGCGTGGGATTAAAAGGCTGCTGAAAAGCGTTATCAATATTCAATACCCAGTTGTAGTAGTACGCATCACTTTTATCGGTTCGAAACTGGCGCACGTGTTCAATGCCTTTACTCAGAGTTTGTGCCACCTGTACCGCATCATCCACAATAATGGTATACAGATTGCGAGCCTTTTCACCCAGGGTCTTGGCAATAAAACTATCGATTTGTCGAAAATATTCTTCAGCGCTTTTGGGTCCGGTAAACACCAGGGGAAAAGGAACACCCTGGTTGTCGGGATGTAACAATACTCCCAATATATATAAGATTTCTTCCGCTGTACCCACACCACCGGGAAATACCACAATACCATGGCCGGTGCGAACAAACGCCTCCAGGCGTTTTTCAATGTCCGGCAAGATCACCAGTTCATTCACAATAGGATTGGGTGATTCGGCGGCAATAATGCCGGGTTCAGTAACACCCAAGTATTGGCCACTGGTAATACGTTGCTTGGCGTGGCCAATGGTTGCCCCTTTCATCGGTCCCTTCATGGCACCCGGTCCGCAGCCCGTGCATATATCCAAACCGCGTAGACCTATCTGATAACCCACTTCCTTGGTATAATCGTATTCCTTACGTTTAATGGAATGCCCACCCCAACAAACGACCAACTTTGGGTTCGTCATGGGGCGCAATATGCCGGCGTTGCGCAAAATATGAAACACGGCATTGGTAATACCTGCAGAGCTGTCCATATCGAACTTGGGATTATCGTTTATCTCGCCCCCCACATAAACCACATCCCTTAACACAGCAAACAAATGTTCATTGATT
Protein-coding regions in this window:
- the ppnN gene encoding nucleotide 5'-monophosphate nucleosidase PpnN; protein product: MDARITPQGRLDVLSKSEVSRLLDTSTGGLYNIFRNCSLAVLNCGNYMDDGKELLERYQSFDIKVVSQERGIKLEVKSAPASAFVDGKMIKGINEHLFAVLRDVVYVGGEINDNPKFDMDSSAGITNAVFHILRNAGILRPMTNPKLVVCWGGHSIKRKEYDYTKEVGYQIGLRGLDICTGCGPGAMKGPMKGATIGHAKQRITSGQYLGVTEPGIIAAESPNPIVNELVILPDIEKRLEAFVRTGHGIVVFPGGVGTAEEILYILGVLLHPDNQGVPFPLVFTGPKSAEEYFRQIDSFIAKTLGEKARNLYTIIVDDAVQVAQTLSKGIEHVRQFRTDKSDAYYYNWVLNIDNAFQQPFNPTHQNMTALELHKNQDTHHLAANLRRAFSGIVAGNVKDEGIRAIEEYGHFEIRGEKSIMEPMDELLRAFVEQHRMKLPGKKYKPCYEVVK